One Amycolatopsis thermophila DNA segment encodes these proteins:
- a CDS encoding ABC transporter permease has product MTKALPDRLTAPPRARTGGGFLPGLIRVKELSILLVTIAAAVYFGLTSGPGFTTTDNYHTIAQYVAPWAIVAAGEVMVLICGQIDLSAGFVFTLSPFVLVLFHNNGFPLLLAVIGAVVVSGLIGMVNGLIHTVFGLSSFITTLGMAFLLWGLSLVISGGSPVSAPSGGWVMSVFGGWGWSEFLWAVAIVVVMQVVLSTTRFGIATQATGGNPVGAAESGIRTNRIKVVNFAVLGALAGLAGILQGTRVGSYDPTNGGFNTMFYAVAAAVIGGTALLGGSGTVVGAFLGALLLGLVYDGFNLTGVSANAFYLVLGVAILVAALLNVYVTVMRKRLGSRGRS; this is encoded by the coding sequence ATGACGAAAGCGCTTCCCGACCGCCTCACAGCGCCGCCCCGGGCCCGGACGGGCGGTGGGTTCCTGCCCGGACTCATCCGCGTCAAGGAACTGAGCATCCTGCTGGTCACGATCGCCGCGGCGGTCTACTTCGGACTCACCAGCGGCCCGGGGTTCACCACGACGGACAACTACCACACGATCGCGCAGTACGTGGCGCCGTGGGCGATCGTCGCCGCGGGCGAGGTGATGGTGCTGATCTGCGGGCAGATCGACCTGTCCGCCGGGTTCGTCTTCACGCTGTCGCCGTTCGTGCTGGTGCTGTTCCACAACAACGGGTTCCCGCTGCTGCTCGCGGTGATCGGCGCGGTCGTCGTCAGCGGCCTGATCGGGATGGTCAACGGGCTGATCCACACCGTCTTCGGCCTGTCGTCGTTCATCACGACGCTGGGCATGGCGTTCCTGCTGTGGGGGCTGTCGCTGGTCATCTCCGGCGGCTCCCCGGTGAGCGCGCCGTCCGGCGGGTGGGTGATGTCCGTCTTCGGCGGCTGGGGCTGGTCGGAGTTCCTCTGGGCGGTCGCGATCGTGGTGGTGATGCAGGTGGTGCTGTCCACCACGCGGTTCGGCATCGCCACCCAGGCCACCGGCGGCAACCCCGTCGGGGCGGCCGAATCCGGCATCCGCACCAACCGGATCAAGGTCGTCAACTTCGCGGTGCTCGGCGCGCTCGCCGGGCTCGCCGGCATCCTGCAGGGCACCCGGGTGGGCTCCTACGACCCGACCAACGGCGGGTTCAACACCATGTTCTACGCCGTCGCCGCCGCCGTGATCGGTGGCACCGCCCTGCTGGGCGGATCCGGCACGGTCGTCGGAGCGTTCCTCGGCGCGCTGCTGCTCGGGCTGGTCTACGACGGGTTCAACCTCACCGGCGTCAGCGCCAACGCGTTCTACCTGGTGCTCGGCGTGGCGATCCTGGTGGCCGCGCTGCTCAACGTGTACGTGACCGTGATGCGCAAGCGGCTCGGCTCGAGGGGGCGGTCGTGA
- a CDS encoding ATP-binding cassette domain-containing protein, with amino-acid sequence MNEVMRAEHLGKRFGPVRALRDVSLHVSAGEILGLIGDNGAGKSTLIKILTGFHQPDSGRLLFEGRPVQLKSVTHARSLGIETVFQDLAMVNDLPVYLNLHLNKELVHRPLPFLKRREMKRRAREALDEIGIDIPSVTAEVGQLSGGQRQAIAVARSVFTRNTKLLLLDEPLAAMGAKEGALILRLLAQLKQRGDLAIILIAHNYSQVVDVCDRVNLLQHGEITFDKPSRDTSVAELLELVHAEYRLEH; translated from the coding sequence GTGAACGAGGTGATGCGCGCCGAGCACCTCGGCAAGCGGTTCGGACCGGTGCGCGCGCTCCGGGACGTCTCGCTGCACGTGTCCGCGGGCGAGATCCTCGGCCTGATCGGGGACAACGGCGCGGGCAAGTCCACGCTGATCAAGATCCTGACCGGGTTCCACCAGCCCGATTCGGGCCGTCTGCTGTTCGAGGGCCGGCCCGTGCAGCTCAAATCGGTGACGCACGCCCGGTCGCTGGGGATCGAGACGGTCTTCCAGGACCTGGCGATGGTGAACGACCTGCCGGTGTACCTGAACCTGCACCTGAACAAGGAGCTGGTGCACCGGCCGCTGCCGTTTCTGAAACGACGGGAGATGAAGCGGCGCGCGCGGGAGGCCCTGGACGAGATCGGCATCGACATCCCGTCGGTCACGGCCGAGGTCGGGCAGCTCTCCGGCGGCCAGCGCCAGGCGATCGCGGTGGCCCGCTCGGTGTTCACCCGCAACACCAAGCTGTTGCTGCTCGACGAGCCGCTGGCCGCGATGGGCGCCAAGGAGGGCGCGCTGATCCTGCGCCTGCTCGCCCAGCTCAAGCAGCGCGGCGATCTGGCGATCATCCTGATCGCGCACAACTACAGCCAGGTCGTGGACGTGTGCGACCGGGTGAACCTGCTCCAGCACGGTGAGATCACGTTCGACAAGCCGTCCCGGGACACCTCCGTGGCCGAGCTCCTCGAGCTCGTCCACGCCGAGTACCGGCTCGAGCACTGA
- a CDS encoding DUF3140 domain-containing protein, translating into MATQSHVDEALWDEFHRVVNMTSRELAEWLRVRSAGTDSEQLPDQAGTRTGQHVLEILGKRRTDLTADDERVMRKVVDKVHAERRDDLEPTAGQENWRHRLMTIGHDPLKGVR; encoded by the coding sequence ATGGCGACACAGTCGCATGTGGACGAAGCATTGTGGGACGAGTTCCACCGCGTGGTGAACATGACCTCGCGGGAGCTGGCGGAGTGGCTGCGGGTGCGGTCCGCGGGCACCGACAGCGAACAGCTGCCGGACCAGGCGGGCACGCGGACCGGTCAGCACGTCCTGGAGATCCTCGGCAAACGCCGCACCGACCTCACCGCGGACGACGAGCGCGTGATGCGCAAGGTGGTCGACAAGGTCCACGCCGAGCGGCGGGACGACCTCGAACCGACCGCGGGGCAGGAGAACTGGCGGCACCGGCTGATGACGATCGGGCACGACCCGCTGAAGGGGGTCAGGTAG
- a CDS encoding DUF3618 domain-containing protein — MTTKKDTFPHDAEQARLDLELTRQELGETAEALAGKVRETAHTTQRIAIGTGAGVGVLALIFVIVRMLTARR, encoded by the coding sequence ATGACGACGAAGAAGGACACCTTCCCGCACGACGCCGAACAGGCGCGGCTGGACCTCGAACTGACCCGCCAGGAGCTGGGCGAAACCGCCGAGGCGCTGGCCGGGAAGGTCCGGGAGACCGCGCACACGACACAACGGATCGCGATCGGCACCGGCGCCGGGGTCGGAGTCCTGGCGCTGATCTTCGTCATCGTGCGAATGCTGACCGCCCGGAGGTGA
- a CDS encoding phage holin family protein: protein MSEATGRGSTAVEDRSIAQLVQDMSQQVQRLVRDELRLATEELRAKGKHAGTGAGLAGAAGVLALFGGATLVAAAVLALALVLPAWASALIIGGALLLVGGLAGLIGKKQLTGAVPPVPEEAAAGLPKDVAAVREGLRR, encoded by the coding sequence ATGAGTGAGGCAACGGGCCGCGGATCCACCGCGGTCGAGGACCGCTCGATCGCGCAGCTCGTCCAGGACATGTCCCAGCAGGTGCAGCGGCTGGTCCGGGACGAGCTGCGGCTGGCGACGGAAGAACTGCGGGCCAAGGGCAAGCACGCCGGCACCGGTGCGGGCCTGGCCGGTGCGGCGGGTGTGCTCGCGCTGTTCGGCGGGGCGACGCTGGTCGCCGCCGCTGTGCTCGCGCTGGCCCTGGTGCTGCCCGCGTGGGCCTCGGCCCTGATCATCGGCGGCGCGCTGCTGCTGGTCGGTGGCCTGGCCGGGCTGATCGGCAAGAAGCAGCTGACGGGCGCGGTGCCGCCGGTGCCCGAGGAGGCGGCGGCCGGGCTGCCCAAGGACGTGGCCGCGGTGCGGGAGGGGCTGCGGCGATGA
- the ctaD gene encoding aa3-type cytochrome oxidase subunit I — translation MTELKARPIVLGNRYELPARHRRGSLLVKMARTTDHKLIGLMYLYTSLAFFVIGGALALLMRGELAQPGLQFLSQEQYNQLFTMHGTIMLLLYATPNVFAFANLILPLQIGSPDVAFPRLNAFSYWLFLFGGTIVLASFLTPGGAADFGWTAYAPLSNAMHSPGIGGNMWIFGLIVSGLGTILGGVNMLTTIVTLRCPGMTMWRMPIFTWNILFTSVLVLAVFPILTAALFGLAADRIIGAHVFDPANGGAILWQHMFWFFGHPEVYIVALPYFGIITEIIPVFSRKPLFGYRLMVFATMGITALSFAVWAHHMFATGAVLLPFFSFMTFLIAVPTGIKFFNWIGTMWKGRLSFETPMLWSMGFLVTFLLGGLTGVILASPPLDFHITDSYFVVAHFHYVLFGTIVFATFAGVYFWYPKMTGRMLDERLGKLHFWTTFVGFHTTFLVQHWLGDMGMPRRYADYLASDGFTVLNTISTIGAFILGASMLPFIYNVVRSYRFGDPVEVDDPWGFGNSLEWATTCPPPRHNFLELPRVRSERPAFELHYPHLVERLHEEGHITLTGKTIPHSEAVKTPSETATERISEGGSPAAHD, via the coding sequence ATGACGGAGCTGAAGGCACGCCCCATCGTCCTGGGAAACCGGTACGAGCTGCCGGCCAGACACCGCCGGGGCAGCCTGCTCGTGAAGATGGCGAGGACGACCGATCACAAGCTGATCGGCCTGATGTACCTGTACACCTCGCTGGCGTTCTTCGTCATCGGCGGGGCGCTCGCGCTGCTGATGCGCGGCGAGCTGGCGCAGCCGGGCCTGCAGTTCCTGTCGCAGGAGCAGTACAACCAGCTGTTCACCATGCACGGCACGATCATGCTGCTGCTGTACGCGACGCCGAACGTGTTCGCCTTCGCCAACCTGATCCTGCCGCTGCAGATCGGGTCGCCGGACGTGGCGTTCCCGCGCCTGAACGCCTTCTCCTACTGGCTGTTCCTGTTCGGCGGGACCATCGTGCTCGCCTCGTTCCTCACCCCGGGCGGGGCCGCCGACTTCGGTTGGACCGCCTACGCGCCGTTGTCGAACGCCATGCACTCGCCGGGCATCGGCGGGAACATGTGGATCTTCGGGCTCATCGTGTCCGGTCTCGGGACGATCCTCGGCGGGGTCAACATGCTCACCACCATCGTCACCCTGCGCTGCCCGGGCATGACGATGTGGCGGATGCCGATCTTCACCTGGAACATCCTGTTCACCAGCGTCCTGGTGCTGGCGGTGTTCCCGATCCTGACCGCGGCGCTGTTCGGGCTGGCCGCCGACCGGATCATCGGCGCGCACGTGTTCGACCCCGCCAACGGCGGCGCGATCCTGTGGCAGCACATGTTCTGGTTCTTCGGCCATCCCGAGGTCTACATCGTCGCGTTGCCCTACTTCGGGATCATCACCGAGATCATCCCGGTGTTCAGCCGGAAACCGTTGTTCGGGTACCGGCTGATGGTGTTCGCGACGATGGGCATCACGGCGCTGTCGTTCGCGGTGTGGGCGCACCACATGTTCGCCACCGGTGCGGTGCTGCTGCCGTTCTTCTCGTTCATGACGTTCCTCATCGCGGTCCCGACCGGGATCAAGTTCTTCAACTGGATCGGCACGATGTGGAAGGGCAGGCTCTCCTTCGAGACGCCGATGTTGTGGTCCATGGGGTTCCTGGTGACGTTCCTGCTCGGCGGCCTGACCGGGGTCATCCTCGCGTCGCCGCCGCTGGACTTCCACATCACCGACAGCTACTTCGTGGTGGCGCACTTCCACTACGTGCTGTTCGGCACCATCGTCTTCGCGACCTTCGCCGGCGTGTACTTCTGGTACCCGAAGATGACCGGGCGGATGCTCGACGAGAGACTCGGCAAGCTGCACTTCTGGACCACGTTCGTCGGGTTCCACACGACGTTCCTGGTGCAGCACTGGCTGGGCGACATGGGCATGCCGCGCCGCTACGCCGACTACCTGGCCAGCGACGGGTTCACGGTGCTGAACACGATCTCCACGATCGGGGCCTTCATCCTCGGTGCGTCGATGCTGCCGTTCATCTACAACGTGGTGCGCAGCTACCGGTTCGGCGATCCGGTCGAAGTGGACGATCCGTGGGGCTTCGGCAACTCGCTGGAGTGGGCCACCACCTGCCCGCCGCCGCGGCACAACTTCCTGGAGCTGCCCCGGGTGCGGTCGGAGCGGCCCGCGTTCGAACTGCACTACCCGCACCTGGTCGAGCGGTTGCACGAGGAAGGGCACATCACGCTCACCGGCAAGACCATCCCGCACTCGGAGGCGGTCAAGACACCGTCGGAGACGGCCACCGAGCGGATCAGCGAGGGTGGCTCGCCCGCCGCCCACGATTAG
- a CDS encoding metallophosphoesterase family protein: MIRVAAVGDVHLGEDARGLLRPALEHLGDLADVLLLAGDLTRHGALEEAEVVADEFSGLARPVVAVLGNHDYHSDRQDEITKLLEDHGIQVLEGASTRIEAGGQSLGVAGVKGFGGGFAGKCASAFGEREMKAFVEHSIERSDALRRAMMELDDVDHRIALTHYSPIPETLRGEPPEIYPFLGAYQLGEVIDECGADLAIHGHAHFGCEQGVTPGGVRVRNVAQPVIRSAYATYGLGA; encoded by the coding sequence GTGATCCGCGTGGCGGCGGTGGGGGACGTGCACCTGGGCGAGGACGCCCGCGGGCTGCTGCGCCCGGCCCTGGAACACCTCGGCGACCTGGCCGACGTCCTGCTGCTGGCCGGCGACCTGACCCGGCACGGCGCGCTGGAGGAGGCCGAGGTGGTCGCCGACGAGTTCAGCGGCCTGGCGCGGCCGGTGGTGGCGGTGCTGGGCAACCACGACTACCACAGCGACCGGCAGGACGAGATCACGAAGCTGCTGGAGGACCACGGCATCCAGGTGCTGGAGGGCGCTTCCACCCGGATCGAGGCCGGCGGCCAGAGTCTCGGCGTCGCCGGGGTGAAGGGCTTCGGCGGCGGGTTCGCCGGCAAGTGCGCCAGCGCGTTCGGCGAACGGGAGATGAAGGCGTTCGTCGAGCACAGCATCGAACGGTCCGACGCGCTGCGGCGGGCGATGATGGAGCTGGACGACGTCGACCACCGCATCGCGCTCACCCACTACTCGCCGATCCCGGAGACGCTGCGCGGCGAGCCGCCGGAGATCTACCCGTTCCTGGGCGCCTACCAGCTCGGTGAGGTGATCGACGAATGCGGCGCCGACCTGGCGATCCACGGCCACGCGCACTTCGGGTGTGAGCAGGGTGTCACGCCCGGTGGCGTGCGGGTGCGCAACGTCGCCCAGCCGGTGATCCGCAGCGCTTACGCCACGTACGGGTTGGGGGCTTGA
- a CDS encoding BON domain-containing protein, giving the protein MAGEQETPQYRAAHLRRALAEDPRTAEMGVRVNVRGDDVHLSGEVTCDERRAELENVLHEVAPGVRVHNDVRVADTREPARREDLR; this is encoded by the coding sequence ATGGCAGGCGAGCAGGAGACACCCCAGTACCGCGCGGCCCACCTGCGCCGCGCCCTGGCCGAGGACCCCCGCACGGCGGAGATGGGTGTGCGGGTCAACGTCCGCGGCGACGACGTGCACCTGTCCGGGGAGGTGACCTGCGACGAGCGGCGCGCCGAGCTGGAGAACGTGCTGCACGAGGTCGCGCCCGGGGTGCGGGTGCACAACGACGTGCGGGTGGCCGACACCCGTGAACCGGCCCGGAGGGAGGACCTGCGGTGA
- a CDS encoding nucleotidyltransferase family protein — protein MDEQSLLRTLTKVVTTLTAHEIPFTVSGGCAVYARGGPPSDHDVDLFLKEEDVPAATEALVAEGMRAEDPPEDWLSKVWDGDVLVDLIFRPNYRPVTDETLARAEMMRVGSTMAPVMNGTDIMVDKLLVLDAHRCDFAPLLHIARDLREQVDWERVAKETAESPYAQAFLTLLDSLSVADLGGAP, from the coding sequence ATGGACGAGCAGTCGTTGCTGCGCACGCTGACCAAGGTGGTCACCACGCTGACGGCTCACGAGATCCCGTTCACGGTGTCCGGCGGCTGCGCGGTCTACGCCCGCGGCGGCCCGCCCTCCGATCACGACGTCGACCTCTTCCTGAAGGAGGAGGACGTGCCCGCCGCCACCGAGGCGCTGGTGGCCGAGGGGATGCGGGCGGAGGACCCGCCGGAGGACTGGCTGAGCAAGGTCTGGGACGGCGACGTCCTCGTCGACCTGATCTTCCGGCCCAACTACCGCCCGGTCACCGACGAGACGCTCGCCCGGGCCGAGATGATGCGCGTCGGCTCCACGATGGCGCCCGTCATGAACGGCACCGACATCATGGTCGACAAGCTGCTCGTCCTCGACGCGCACCGCTGCGACTTCGCCCCGCTCCTGCACATCGCCCGCGACCTGCGGGAACAGGTGGACTGGGAGCGCGTGGCGAAGGAGACCGCCGAGTCCCCGTACGCGCAGGCGTTCCTGACGCTGCTGGACTCGCTGTCGGTCGCCGACCTCGGAGGAGCACCGTGA
- a CDS encoding ATP-binding protein, translating into MRRSTELKLPRTPDAGRRARRFTSEICAAWRVHRLTQDAAMIATELVENTLRHTRVAPRLGLELHRDELTITVTDDDPRRAVVRESGSPPGFGLLLVAQTSWRWGCEQAPAGGKTVWATLR; encoded by the coding sequence ATGCGGCGCAGCACCGAACTGAAGCTGCCCCGGACACCGGACGCCGGGCGTCGGGCGCGCCGGTTCACGAGCGAGATCTGCGCGGCGTGGCGGGTGCACCGGCTGACCCAGGACGCGGCCATGATCGCCACCGAGCTGGTGGAGAACACCCTGCGCCACACTCGGGTGGCCCCGCGCCTGGGCCTGGAACTGCACCGCGACGAGCTGACGATCACCGTGACCGACGACGATCCGCGACGGGCGGTCGTGCGGGAGAGCGGGTCCCCGCCCGGGTTCGGGCTGCTGCTGGTGGCCCAGACGTCCTGGCGGTGGGGGTGCGAGCAGGCGCCGGCCGGCGGGAAGACGGTGTGGGCGACGCTGCGCTGA
- a CDS encoding STAS domain-containing protein, producing MYEAHDFRIDLTDRPDDIRLARVTGELDLAAAPALRDCLTACLESGRVFVVDLEAVTFLGSAGLQALVDTAESARHRSVHWALAGSHRAVVRPLQVTGLDEQLPRYPSVTVAVRDLLAAPAAGR from the coding sequence GTGTACGAAGCTCACGACTTTCGCATCGACCTCACCGACCGCCCCGACGACATCCGGCTGGCCCGCGTGACCGGCGAACTGGACCTCGCCGCCGCACCGGCGCTGCGCGACTGCCTCACCGCCTGCCTCGAGTCGGGGCGGGTGTTCGTCGTCGACCTGGAGGCGGTGACCTTCCTCGGCTCCGCGGGCCTGCAGGCCCTGGTCGACACGGCCGAGTCCGCCCGGCACCGGTCGGTGCACTGGGCGCTGGCCGGCAGCCACCGGGCCGTGGTCCGCCCCCTGCAGGTCACCGGCCTGGACGAGCAGCTCCCCCGGTACCCGAGCGTCACGGTCGCCGTGCGCGACCTCCTCGCGGCCCCCGCGGCCGGCCGCTAG